A genomic region of Mycobacterium sp. Aquia_213 contains the following coding sequences:
- a CDS encoding DMT family transporter, translating into MDKVDIAALLALSSALCVAIGDVLQQRATHRITDTSLGQMQLFAKLARNQRWRWGVLILIGSIALQAAALDQGSVLLVQALLVLSLLFALPISARLAQRTVSGREWIWATVLTAAVCVIVTVGNPRSGHSNASLQTWAYVVAVLGPLLIGSIVAARVRGGTLAAVLFAFVSGSLWGIFAVLTKGVVHRLGEGGWAVFVSPELYAWLLVALGGFAWEQSAFRAGALTASMPTLQVSQPVVAALLGVIVLGETLNTGRGGMVALIAAAMVVAAATVELARVDAVATSKRVEAALDGAAEQPA; encoded by the coding sequence ATGGACAAGGTGGATATCGCCGCGCTGCTCGCGTTGAGTTCCGCGCTGTGCGTCGCGATCGGCGACGTTCTCCAGCAACGCGCGACGCACCGGATTACCGACACCTCGCTCGGCCAGATGCAGCTGTTCGCCAAGCTGGCCCGCAATCAACGGTGGCGGTGGGGCGTGCTGATCCTGATCGGGAGCATCGCCTTGCAGGCGGCCGCGCTGGACCAGGGCTCGGTGTTGCTGGTGCAGGCGTTGCTGGTCCTCTCGCTGCTGTTCGCGTTGCCGATCAGCGCGAGATTGGCCCAGCGCACGGTGTCCGGCCGGGAGTGGATCTGGGCCACCGTGCTGACCGCCGCGGTGTGCGTGATCGTGACGGTCGGCAACCCGCGGTCGGGTCATTCGAACGCGTCGCTGCAGACCTGGGCCTACGTCGTGGCGGTGCTGGGGCCGCTGCTGATCGGGTCCATCGTGGCGGCCCGCGTCCGGGGCGGCACGCTGGCCGCGGTGCTGTTCGCCTTCGTCTCGGGTTCGCTCTGGGGGATCTTCGCGGTGCTCACCAAGGGAGTCGTCCATCGGCTCGGCGAAGGCGGCTGGGCGGTGTTCGTCAGCCCGGAGTTGTACGCCTGGCTGCTGGTCGCGCTCGGAGGTTTCGCGTGGGAGCAGTCGGCGTTCCGGGCCGGCGCGCTGACCGCTTCGATGCCGACCTTGCAGGTGTCCCAGCCCGTCGTGGCGGCTTTGCTGGGTGTCATCGTCCTCGGCGAGACACTGAACACCGGCCGCGGCGGGATGGTCGCCCTGATCGCGGCCGCGATGGTGGTGGCGGCCGCCACCGTCGAGCTTGCCCGCGTCGACGCCGTCGCAACCAGCAAACGCGTCGAGGCCGCGCTGGATGGCGCCGCCGAGCAACCGGCTTAG
- a CDS encoding DUF349 domain-containing protein encodes MTDDESRPSDAPKPAPRPGPRPGPRPGPTPRPSAHPVVLPPTSNPHKYGRVDDDGTVWLVSSAGERIIGSWQAGDREAAFTHFGRRFEDLSTEVTLMEERLASGSGDARKIKANAAALAETLPTASVLGDIDALAGRLTTLVEHADATVAADRSRRDEHRAAQTARKEALAAEAEDLATNSTHWKVAGDRMREILDEWKTVTGLDRKVDDALWKRYSAAREAFNRRRGSHFAELDRERAGVRQSKERLCERAEEMSDSTDWAGTSAEFRQLLTEWKSAGRATREVDDALWKRFKAAQDAFFSARNAVTAEKDAEFAANATAKEALLAEAEKIDTSNHEAARAALRSIADKWDAIGKVPRERSADLERRLRAVEKKVRDAGEASWVDPEAQARAEQFATRAEHYEQQARKAAAAGRSKEAQEAQANAEQWRQWAQAAAEALTRRS; translated from the coding sequence ATGACCGACGACGAGTCCCGCCCCAGCGACGCGCCCAAGCCGGCACCACGTCCCGGGCCGCGACCGGGTCCCCGTCCCGGGCCGACACCGCGACCCAGCGCGCACCCGGTGGTGTTGCCCCCGACCAGCAACCCGCACAAGTACGGACGCGTCGACGACGACGGGACGGTGTGGCTGGTCAGCTCGGCCGGCGAACGCATCATCGGCTCCTGGCAGGCCGGCGACCGTGAGGCGGCCTTCACCCACTTCGGCAGGCGATTCGAGGACCTGAGCACCGAGGTCACGCTGATGGAGGAGCGGCTGGCCTCCGGGAGCGGCGATGCACGCAAGATCAAAGCCAACGCCGCCGCGCTGGCCGAGACGTTGCCGACGGCCTCCGTGCTGGGCGACATCGACGCGCTCGCGGGCCGGCTGACCACCCTGGTCGAGCACGCCGACGCCACGGTCGCCGCCGATCGCTCCCGTCGCGACGAGCATCGGGCCGCGCAGACCGCCCGCAAGGAAGCGCTGGCCGCCGAGGCCGAGGATCTGGCCACCAACTCGACGCACTGGAAGGTCGCCGGGGACCGGATGCGCGAGATTCTCGACGAATGGAAGACGGTCACCGGCCTGGATCGCAAGGTCGACGACGCGTTGTGGAAGCGCTATTCCGCGGCGCGCGAGGCGTTCAACCGGCGGCGGGGTTCGCACTTCGCCGAGTTGGACCGCGAGCGCGCGGGCGTGCGGCAGTCCAAGGAGCGGCTGTGCGAGCGGGCCGAGGAGATGTCCGATTCGACGGACTGGGCCGGCACCAGTGCCGAATTCCGCCAGCTGCTGACCGAATGGAAATCGGCGGGGCGCGCGACCCGCGAGGTCGACGACGCGCTGTGGAAGCGCTTCAAGGCCGCCCAGGATGCGTTCTTCTCCGCCCGCAATGCCGTGACGGCGGAAAAGGATGCGGAGTTCGCGGCCAACGCCACCGCCAAGGAGGCGCTGCTGGCCGAAGCCGAGAAGATCGACACCAGCAACCACGAAGCCGCCCGGGCGGCACTGCGGTCGATCGCCGACAAGTGGGACGCGATCGGCAAGGTGCCGCGGGAGCGGTCGGCCGACCTGGAGCGGCGGCTGCGCGCCGTCGAGAAGAAGGTGCGCGACGCCGGGGAGGCAAGTTGGGTCGACCCCGAAGCGCAGGCCCGAGCCGAGCAGTTCGCGACCCGCGCCGAGCATTACGAGCAGCAGGCCCGCAAGGCCGCGGCGGCCGGCCGGAGCAAGGAAGCTCAGGAGGCGCAAGCCAACGCCGAACAATGGCGGCAGTGGGCCCAAGCCGCCGCTGAGGCGCTGACCCGCAGGTCCTAG
- the miaB gene encoding tRNA (N6-isopentenyl adenosine(37)-C2)-methylthiotransferase MiaB, producing MNVHDSERLAGLLEAAGYHRADEGADADVVVFNTCAVRENADNKLYGNLSHLAPRKRENPDFQIAVGGCLAQKDRESLLRKMPWVDVVFGTHNIGSLPTLLDRARHNKVAQVEIVEALQEFPSSLPSARESAYAAWVSISVGCNNSCTFCIVPSLRGKEVDRSPADILAEVRSLVADGVLEVTLLGQNVNAYGVSFADPALPRNHGAFAELLRSCGGIDGLERVRFTSPHPAEFTDDVIEAMAQTPNVCPALHMPLQSGSDRMLRAMRRSYRAERYLGIIDRVRAAMPHAAITTDLIVGFPGETEEDFAATLDVVRRARFAAAFTFQYSKRPGTPAAELDEQLPKTVVQERYMRLIELQEQISLEGNRELIGQTVELLVATGEGRKDARTARMTGRARDGRLVHFTADASVRPGDIITTAVTEAAPHHLIADAGILTHRRTRAGDAHAAGRRPRGIGLGMPGIGPAIEQVEPLGCTR from the coding sequence ATGAATGTCCACGATTCCGAGCGGTTGGCGGGCCTGCTCGAGGCCGCCGGCTACCACCGCGCCGACGAGGGCGCCGACGCGGATGTGGTGGTCTTCAACACCTGCGCGGTGCGTGAAAACGCCGACAACAAGCTCTACGGCAACCTCAGCCATCTGGCCCCGCGCAAGCGTGAGAATCCCGACTTCCAGATCGCGGTCGGCGGCTGCCTGGCCCAGAAGGACCGAGAATCCTTGCTGCGCAAGATGCCCTGGGTCGATGTGGTCTTCGGTACGCATAACATCGGGTCGCTGCCCACCCTGCTCGACCGGGCCCGGCACAACAAAGTCGCCCAGGTGGAAATCGTCGAGGCACTCCAGGAGTTCCCGTCGTCGCTGCCCAGCGCCCGCGAATCTGCCTATGCCGCTTGGGTTTCCATCTCCGTCGGTTGCAACAACAGCTGCACGTTCTGCATTGTCCCGTCGCTGCGGGGCAAGGAGGTCGACCGCAGCCCGGCAGATATCCTGGCCGAGGTGCGATCGCTGGTGGCCGACGGCGTGCTGGAAGTCACGCTGCTGGGGCAGAACGTCAACGCCTACGGCGTCTCGTTCGCCGATCCGGCATTGCCCCGTAACCATGGGGCCTTCGCCGAGCTGCTGCGGTCCTGTGGCGGCATCGACGGGCTGGAACGCGTGCGGTTCACCTCGCCGCACCCGGCGGAGTTCACCGACGATGTCATCGAGGCAATGGCGCAGACGCCGAATGTCTGCCCGGCGCTGCACATGCCGTTGCAGTCGGGGTCCGACCGGATGCTGCGGGCGATGCGGCGCTCGTATCGCGCCGAGCGCTACCTCGGCATCATCGACCGGGTGCGGGCGGCCATGCCGCATGCGGCCATCACCACCGACCTCATCGTCGGATTCCCCGGGGAGACCGAAGAGGACTTCGCGGCCACCCTCGACGTGGTGCGCCGGGCCCGGTTCGCGGCCGCGTTCACCTTCCAGTACTCCAAGCGACCCGGCACCCCCGCCGCGGAACTCGACGAGCAGCTACCGAAAACCGTTGTGCAGGAACGCTATATGCGGCTGATCGAGCTGCAGGAGCAGATCTCGCTGGAGGGCAACCGCGAACTGATCGGCCAGACCGTCGAATTGCTGGTCGCCACCGGCGAGGGCCGCAAGGACGCCCGCACCGCACGGATGACGGGGCGGGCGCGCGACGGCCGGCTGGTGCACTTCACCGCCGACGCCTCGGTGCGCCCCGGCGACATCATCACCACTGCGGTCACCGAGGCCGCGCCGCACCACCTGATCGCCGACGCCGGCATCCTGACCCACCGTCGCACCAGAGCCGGTGACGCGCACGCGGCCGGCCGGCGCCCGCGCGGCATCGGGTTGGGCATGCCCGGCATTGGGCCGGCCATTGAACAAGTCGAACCCCTGGGATGTACCCGATGA
- the miaA gene encoding tRNA (adenosine(37)-N6)-dimethylallyltransferase MiaA, with product MRPLAIIGPTGTGKSQLALDAVEQLSGEVGAEIVNADAMQFYRGMDIGTAKLPVDERRGIPHHQLDVLNVTQTATVARYQRAAAADIEAIAARGAVPVIVGGSMLYVQSLLDDWTFPATDPAVRARWEQRLAEVGVGMLHAELARRDPAAAAAILPTDGRRTVRALEVVELTGQPFAASAPRIGAPRWGTAIVGLDCDTTILDERLARRTDIMFAHGLVEEVRTLLREGLRDGVTASRALGYAQVLAALDADEPEALRDAQELTFVGTRRYVRRQRSWFRRDHRVHWVDVGAATESDRARLVADTLRAWRHVP from the coding sequence ATGAGACCTCTGGCGATCATCGGCCCCACCGGGACCGGCAAGTCGCAGCTGGCCCTCGACGCCGTCGAGCAACTCAGCGGCGAGGTGGGCGCCGAAATCGTCAACGCCGACGCCATGCAGTTCTACCGCGGCATGGACATCGGCACCGCCAAGCTGCCCGTCGACGAGCGCCGCGGCATCCCGCATCACCAGCTCGACGTCCTGAACGTCACCCAGACCGCGACCGTCGCCCGGTATCAGCGAGCCGCCGCCGCGGATATCGAGGCGATCGCGGCCCGCGGCGCGGTGCCGGTCATCGTGGGCGGCTCGATGCTCTACGTCCAGTCGTTGCTCGACGACTGGACGTTTCCCGCGACCGATCCCGCGGTGCGGGCGCGCTGGGAGCAGCGCCTCGCGGAGGTCGGAGTCGGCATGCTGCACGCCGAGCTGGCCCGCCGCGACCCGGCCGCCGCCGCCGCGATCCTGCCCACCGATGGCCGCCGCACGGTGCGCGCGCTCGAGGTCGTCGAGCTCACCGGCCAGCCGTTCGCGGCGTCCGCCCCCCGGATCGGCGCTCCCCGGTGGGGCACTGCGATCGTCGGATTAGACTGTGACACAACAATTCTCGACGAGAGATTGGCCCGGCGAACCGACATCATGTTCGCCCACGGTCTGGTCGAGGAGGTACGCACCCTGCTGCGTGAGGGCCTGCGCGACGGCGTCACCGCGTCGCGCGCGCTGGGCTACGCGCAGGTGCTCGCCGCACTGGATGCCGACGAGCCCGAAGCCTTGCGTGACGCGCAGGAGCTGACGTTTGTCGGCACCCGCCGCTACGTGCGACGGCAACGGTCGTGGTTTCGGCGCGACCACCGGGTGCACTGGGTCGACGTGGGCGCGGCGACCGAGTCCGACCGGGCTCGCCTCGTCGCGGACACCCTGCGGGCCTGGCGCCACGTACCCTAA
- the recX gene encoding recombination regulator RecX, translating to MTTSCPHPSTSEPSREEQARALCLRLLTARSRTRAELSGQLAKRGYPDDVSARVLDRLAAVGLVDDADFAQQWVQSRHTRAGKSRRALAAELHTKGVDKELINTALAGIDAGAERDRAEELVRAKLRRDTLSGDDARITRRLVGMLARRGYSQNLACEVVLAELNAERERRRV from the coding sequence ATGACGACGTCTTGCCCGCACCCGTCGACTTCTGAGCCCTCCCGCGAAGAGCAGGCGCGGGCACTGTGCCTGCGCCTGCTCACCGCGAGGTCGCGCACCCGGGCCGAGTTGTCCGGTCAGCTTGCGAAACGCGGATACCCCGACGACGTCAGTGCTCGGGTGCTCGACCGGCTGGCCGCCGTCGGGCTGGTGGATGACGCCGACTTCGCCCAGCAGTGGGTGCAGTCCCGGCACACCAGGGCGGGAAAGAGCAGGCGCGCATTGGCCGCCGAGCTGCACACCAAGGGCGTCGACAAAGAGCTCATCAACACGGCACTGGCCGGCATTGACGCCGGTGCCGAGCGAGACCGGGCCGAAGAGCTGGTGCGGGCCAAGTTGCGGCGGGACACGCTCAGCGGGGACGACGCGCGGATCACTCGCCGGCTGGTGGGAATGCTGGCCCGCCGTGGCTACAGCCAGAACCTGGCCTGCGAGGTTGTCCTCGCCGAGCTGAACGCCGAACGGGAACGCCGCCGCGTCTAG
- a CDS encoding DMT family transporter: protein MEKTDIAVVLALLAAFASALGNVVRQRSAQEITDKPVGHLELFRMSVRDGKWWLGAGGAIANYALQAAALTMGSVMLVTSLQVTALLFALPIYARMTRRSVTRWEWTWALLLAAALAVVVVVGDPDPGASRGSVQTWIVVALVMGPALAFCLWGARKWHGAVAAVLLAIVAGSSLALFAVLTKAVVVIVGDGVGALLTAPEFYAWIAAALAGMIFQQSSFRAGSLTASLPTSVVAKPVVGSILGMAVLGEYLDCNGTAKVVLGFGVVVVAVATVALARGEAATMSSSLAEKLAKKALRRSGEVRLAEAECSS from the coding sequence ATGGAGAAGACAGATATCGCGGTTGTTCTCGCCCTGCTCGCCGCGTTCGCGTCAGCGCTGGGGAATGTCGTCCGTCAGCGTTCAGCGCAGGAGATCACCGACAAGCCGGTGGGCCACCTCGAGCTCTTCCGGATGTCGGTGCGCGACGGCAAGTGGTGGCTCGGCGCCGGCGGCGCGATCGCCAACTACGCGCTGCAGGCCGCCGCGCTGACCATGGGCTCCGTAATGCTGGTCACGTCGCTGCAGGTGACGGCCCTGCTGTTCGCGCTGCCGATCTACGCACGCATGACCCGGCGCTCGGTCACCCGCTGGGAATGGACGTGGGCGCTGCTGCTGGCCGCCGCGCTGGCCGTGGTGGTCGTCGTCGGCGATCCGGATCCCGGTGCCTCGCGGGGCTCGGTGCAAACCTGGATAGTGGTGGCCCTGGTGATGGGCCCGGCGCTGGCGTTCTGCTTGTGGGGCGCGCGGAAGTGGCACGGCGCGGTGGCCGCGGTGCTGCTGGCCATCGTCGCCGGTTCGTCGCTGGCGCTGTTCGCGGTGCTGACCAAAGCCGTGGTGGTGATTGTCGGAGACGGCGTCGGTGCGCTGTTGACCGCGCCCGAGTTTTACGCGTGGATCGCCGCCGCGCTCGCGGGCATGATCTTCCAGCAGTCGTCGTTCCGTGCCGGTTCGCTGACCGCCTCACTGCCGACATCCGTGGTGGCCAAACCGGTCGTCGGTTCGATCCTCGGCATGGCCGTGCTCGGTGAGTACCTGGACTGCAACGGGACAGCGAAGGTCGTGCTGGGCTTCGGCGTCGTGGTGGTGGCCGTCGCGACCGTGGCACTGGCCCGCGGTGAGGCCGCGACCATGTCGAGCAGTCTCGCGGAGAAGCTGGCGAAAAAGGCACTGCGCAGATCGGGCGAGGTCCGGCTCGCCGAGGCGGAGTGCAGCAGCTGA